The Primulina eburnea isolate SZY01 chromosome 12, ASM2296580v1, whole genome shotgun sequence genome includes the window ACATATGGGATATTTGAGAGCAAGAGATACTCTATTATGAGTACTTCATAGAAGAAGGATCATCCAAAAGCAATTCGTTACAGGACAATTATTGAAATTAAGAGGGAGAGTGTGAAAGGCCATTTCCCAAAGAAAGAATGCCAAAATGGAGAATAAATTGGTTGCCCATTAAGTTGTATTCATCAGAAATAAAACCTTGGTCAACATAACAAAGAAGAATAAGGATAATCTCAAATAGCATCGGTCAGTAACCACCAACTCAAATAACACTAGAATGTCCTCTCACGCCATTCAACAACCCAAGCTCCGAATGAGCGGGCGCGTACGTATGGAAAAGGAAGACAAGAATTGACAACAGAATATAGTGCCAAGTATGTGTTATTCAATCAAAGGAATGTTGAATTAACACTAGAACCCTAGAATTATTGAGATACAATGCAATACAAAAGCATCATAACAGCAAAACCCGGAATGTTGAGAATGTGTACCTTCAAGTCTACCTACAGCTTTTagatttattttgatatttacAGCTCTCCATATGAGAGGCGACCAATAAATCCAATTTCACTATCCATAATGCAACTGCTGAATAGGTATGTGGCACGGTTGAAAAGTCTGAAAATATGTAGTCTTGGATGCAATAGGAACCAGAAGAATTATCATTTCGATAAAACCAATCTTCTTTGATGGCAGTAACAAAATCAGCAAGAACCTGAAACATGTAAGCGGAagaattttataattatagcaTTCTGAAAGCAAATATCTATTAGAGAAGAAAGTATCAGATGCATTGTTCCCCACCTGTAAAAATTCTGCTAAACTTGAGGCTCGTCGCAACCTATTGGCCCAAAGATTGTGAGCAGATCTCTTCCAAGAGCCAGAAAAGGCATCTTCAGGTATAACTGACTGCAAAGTCATTCATTTGCTTAAactatgcataaaattttgtccAACAATTTGCATTGCTCATCTCATATTAAGACAAATTCAAGCTGCAAGAAACTAATATTTGCTTCCAACTAAACCTACAAATAAAACAAGGATACGTTGCTCCAAAAGCAAGATAAACCGCTTCACCTGCTAGCATGATCAGTATTATCTAAGCAGTCTATGGCCAGGTCTCAGTGTCCTCCCTGAACAAGGTATGTCATAATTACCCATCAGAAGCACTGTGTGCTACAAATGAAGTCCCTTGTTATGGGAAATTACTAAGTTTAACCTACACAACCTTCCATTAAATACCCGTGCCCACAATAATGAAAGAATTTATGAACTACTTCAAACAAGTTAACGAGCAGAGCAAGACAGAAATTGAGAAATAGATGCGTCGAAATTTTTACAATGGATCTTCATATTAAACAGTCGGGTTGATTACATCCTTAGAAAACATCTTGGGTATACACTCGAGTCATTGAGCAGTGTGTAAGCCCAAATTGGTTTCTGTCACCTTGAACACAGAGATATGTAGAAAATGATGAATCTACAGAATCTGCTCATAAAACTACGATTTTCAAATCTCAAATATACATGATGAAATTAAGTTGCAGGTAATCCAAAAACTGCTGAGGTGTGTCCAACAAGCAGGCTCGTGCCAATAGAAATAAGTATAAAATCATTGATTGTGTTTCACTCATGTGCATCcttaataaaaaacaaaaaaattagcTTTACAAATGCCCACCTCGATCGCATAGATTGCAGCTTTGAGTGCCTGCAATTGGGAAGATAGAACTCTTGGTCGTCGCCATTTACTAGCATCACTATTGACTTTACATACGGCATAATGAATTGCATATCTCTCTTCTAGATCAAAATCAAGCTCAAATGTGGTATGGCAGATTCTACAATGCTTTTCATCTCGCCAGTATAAGTCATGGCATTGATCACATCTTCTGAGTGAATCAAGATATGCCTTCTTCATATTTTTAACGGTTTTGAGTTTATAGTAAAATGACTTCCACAGATATACATCGAAAGCTAATGAATGACCTGATATCTCGGTCTGTCCTCCTTTCACCCCATCTTCAATTAGAGCGCCAGTAGAAGAAGGAAGATTACTTGAGATTTCATTCAAGTTTAAATGGTTGTCTACGTCAGACACCGGTGAGGTACTAGATTCCCTGGAAGGATTaatttcagattgatcagaAGGGACAAGCTTCCCGTTTTCAACATCATTGTGTGTACTAGACATTGCTCGGAAAAGAAATGCTTCTCGTTTCTCCAAAGATGCCAGAAGCTGGGCCTCCCTGGCACCTCTACGGTTCAAAGTCAACATCAAAGTGCACAAAGCCTGAAATCAGATGACAAACAAGCAAAGAAGCAAATCAAACCcaatcatgaaaaatattagtgTTTTAATTTACTTAAGGACAGAAAGCAACAAAGTTCACCTCTCGCGTATCAATCACCTCCCAGTGGCCATCTTCAGAAGATTCAAAGTAAATCCTCCTGTGTCCAGGATCTGATTCATCACAAGGCCCCAAGAACAGCCAGTATCTATTGTACCTACGATCAGAACCGAGAAAGATAGACTGCATAGAATGTATATAGCCATCTACTTCGAATTCCTCCGCAATCATTTTCATGTTTTCGTACTTTTCTTCATCACTGATATTTGACATGGTAACCAAAGAATCAATAGGTTGCTCTGATGTACGAACACCAAGGTTACTGAGTGTTTGCCCACAACTTCCTGATAGCGCAAGCAAATTACACTGCTTCGTGGTCGATCTCTTTATTTTTGCTCCAGAACCGTAAATATTGATATTTTGAGAACATTCCGCAATTGTTGTCAAAGGATCCTGCAGGAAAAGGGGAAAATGCATTTATCGTACAAGTTTCTTAGATAAAACTTTTTTCCCTCTGATCGTGTTGTGACATTTGGTAAAATGTTGTTTGATCTCTTAAGGGCTTCCATCATTTAAGCACAtaccaagataaacaaaaacaaGCATATTTTACTTATCAATTAATAAGACAAAATAACTTTCTATCCATTGCATCCTAAAAAGTCAGGCCATGTTATGATTAGAGTGCCTGAGGATTTAGATATTAAGGATTACAGGAGCGGATAAGCAATCCGCGAATAGCTGCAATAGCAAAGTAAAGGCAACAATAAAATACAATATATCAAACTCTGAGGAGTGACTGACCGATAAGGACGGGCATAAACTTTATTGAAAAAGATGTGTTAAACAAACTGAGGGATTACCTCCATTCTGACAGTGGATCCACCACTAAGTAGATCAATCAATGCGGACAAGGCACTAAGCCTCTCATCAATGTTTAAATCTGAATATTCACCCTCCATGAGTCCTAACAGCCACACTTCTCCTGGATAGCTCTCATCAATTTCATTGTGAATTATCAACATTTCAGATTGATTTTTATAAACACTTTCCCTGGGTTCAAATGGACTGGAATCCCTAGACCCATGCTCAGAATCATTCTCATCGTCTTGTACAATACTGACTTCAGAAATATCATCTACACTCCCAAAGTCTTCAGAACCAGATGGGCAGTCTTCACATTCTTTTGCAGCAGCATTGATCCGTAAACGATATCCAGACAAGGAAATCTTTTCAAACAAAGTCACGTCACCCGACAGAGCTAAGGTGATCAAGTTCTCCAGGTCATCTGATGTATCCGCAAGACTCAACTCAACAATCTGCAAAGAAAGACAAATAATCCCACTTAAGAGCCAAAATACCTAATTATGCTGATATTTTTCACTCTATCCAACAGGAAAATTAATGCTTGCTTATATCACGGTTATATATATCATGGTTATATACAAACTTACAGATGAAGATTGTGCCAATTCTGAGACTTTCATCCCACTGTTTCCTCGGTTCAACAAAATATTGAATAGTTCTCCCTTCAATGTACCAGGACTTAAGGAGTACTTTTCCATTAGGTCAACTTCCTACAGAGCAAAACCAAGTAAGATTAAGATAAAACAAAATGCATTCAGGCAGACAAAGGTTCATAAGATATGTGGTCTCTTACAAAACAAAGTAAATGTCGACAAGTTATGATGCTCCATGTCCAAATTGTAAGAGAGGTGTATATACTAGCCCGGATGGACGTGTTGCGTGCATGTCCAATCAATTTTTTTACATAAGCACTGTAGTTAAAAAATATTGAACTTaaattgaaaaattaaaaataaaatttgaatttttctgatttttaacaagttttttagatttttttacaCATTTAATTTATCATGCAAAAAGAAGAAATAGGGAGACTAAAAAAGAAAGAGTGGTATTTTGAGGATCGTAAACTATACTATTTTGTTTATTATGGCTCAAGCATTGTATATAGCATACGTTACACACACACTTTTGAGGATTCTAAACTATACTATTTTGTTTATTATGGCTCAAGTGTTATATATAGCGTAtgtacacatacacacacatgtGCGTTTTGTGGTGTGCATAGGAGAAAGAATAATGTGGCAATTCATTATCATAAATTAGGTGTGATCATGCCAGGGTATAAGTAAAACCTTGTTGCTAGCTTCCTTAGGTTCCATGCTGAGCTTCGGACCAAAACCAGCAGTAACCAATACTTGACGAAGTATTTCTGTCCATGTAAGGAGGTTTAATGAATTCTGCCACAACTCTAGAACAGATGTGTGACGTTCGAGCTGACAAAAAGTGAAGGACAAAAGGTTAATATTGCGACACTACAATCATGTCAGATTAATTAACTAGTTTTGACGGTAGTAATCACCCAACATTTAATCCGTACAACATTGATCCAATTATGCTTTTGGTTGTTAATCTAATAGAGCAGAATCAATTCAGCCACTTCTTCAAGTAGGATGCATAAGTATAACAAGCAAATTACTCGAAAAAACATTTTGTAGAACTGAATCTACACAAACATCACTAGGGGTTTGCTATGCTTAAACATAGCCCAACTCACCGAATGAAGTAAACGCAAAAACTTGCCATTTTTGCTGGCATGAGAAAGAAATCCTCTACCGAGCTCCTTATCAGCATCTTTCAAAAGTAGCTTCAAAAGGGCCAAATGCACTTGCCCAAGTAACAAGGAATCCTGAAAACCAGAAGGAGAGTACAATGAAAACCAGGAAAATTAAAATGAGAGACCTATGGACTTAAATATACCAGGTTAAATACTAATAAACAGAATATTGCAGTGACATCAAATTACCTTATCATGAAAGGCATGTGCAAACTCCTCTAATGTGAATGAATACACACTGATTGTGCAAGCATACGTACAAAGAAACTGGAAAACCTTCAAATAAATCAGAAAACAATTAGCAAGGACTGGTGTGCAAAGTCTTATTTGTGGAAATATCaaggaaaataatttttacATCAATGTGAGAGAGTAGATAAAGCAGGAAGTTGATCacaaacataaaaataattggCAGACTTACTTTGTTTAAATTATCATCATCCATTGTTATACATAATTCCAAAGTTCTAAAATTCGTTAGGCGCTAGTCGGGTTCCAGAACAACGCAGATTCCACGTTATCAAGAGACTTGTAGTGGATCTTAGAATAAATTTCAGCCCAAACTTTGTTAAAATCCAATTGACGTCTGGTTCATTCTTTATGCTTCTTCAGCTTAAGGCGGGTCAGGATAATAAACAAAGCAAGTCTTTAGGGTATGGTTCGATTTTCTTATGTGCGCAGAAGTAAGCAGACAACGAAGATAAGAGTGATGTGTTATGGCAAGCGCAAGCCAGCAATTGGCTTTCAAccccaaaaaattaaaaacagaaACATATATTTTTTCCTCATGTAATGTTCTGATTTAATTgggattttaaaaattaaaagcccaaaaaaaattctcaaaaaaACTATAAACGCCTAGGCCCTCTTAGGCGCCCCTGCCGCCTAGCACCTTTTCGGTGTTGTCGGACGGCCGCCTAGTCCGAGTTTTAGAACACTGcataatacatatataatatgCTGATAGTAATAGGCATGTGGTTTAAGATGATGTTATAACCCCCTGCTAATTATTGTACATCTTATCCGAAGATTTCTATTTTTAACAAATTCAAGTTTCTATTAGCAATCACTGGGCTATGTTGTCTAACTTTCTTCAAGGCTTGACAGCTCAGTGAATCATAGAGAAAATTCTCTGAATATTGAAGATTCAACAAGAAAAAATAGGAAAGCACAGCAATTTCCTGTTTCTTAAAGTTCTGGTAACTACTTCCCTTTGAAGAGAAAATAAGCTCCCTTACAAGCTAGAACTAGAAGCACGGCTCTTTAACCCTCAAATTACCATTCACCACAATGATATGTAATATGAACAGATAAATGAGATTGCCGTAAGGTGCAATACTTACTGCCCTGCAGATAATATAATATGCAAAATATATTTACACATGTAACATGTCAAGGTGGGTCATAATTTCCAAGATAATGAAATTTCTaagaattaatatattttactagTGTCTTGTCAAGAAAGAGAGAATTTATTTAACATAGATAAAAATTGAGCAAAACTTAACAATTTGCACCCATAGTCAACTGCAACATGAAATCATGATAGAATAAACTACTGCAGATACCTTAAAAAGTTTACTCATAAGCTCTGGTGAGGACGCCCATGGTTGTATAAATAAGGGTGGCTTCATTGTCACAGAACTTGGAGGAAACTTGGCAAGCAAATCTATAAAAGTACAAACTTATTACAAGGATGAACCAACAGGCATATCAAATACAGTCTAACAAGAAATGTGTTTATTGCAGCAAGGCaatgttttattcagtttatgtAAGTAAAATATTGAcaaatattataaacagtaaaaagATTGGTAAGAATAACCTTTGCAAAGTGAGCAACCATGTGATCCATTGGTAGGGAAGTGTGCAGAACAGGATAAAGGATTTGGTCCTTCCTGCAATTCTTGAAGCTCCAGTTCTTCATCATCAAGTAGGACTGCAAAATGTTCGATGCTTTCTAGACATTTCACATCTTCAAGAGCAAGCTCACAATTTTCTTTACGAGGTAGTTTCTGTTTTTGGACTTTCTGGCATTCCACCTAGAGTTAGAATGGTAAGTCTGAAACTATAGATCACTGAGCAGCCAAAAATGGGTGAATTTCCTAGTAAGATAAATACAAAAGCTAGAGCATATTTTACCTTTCTACTTCGCATGGAAGTCTTCCTCCTATCCTGTTCTTTGTTTGCTAATTTTCTCTACACACAGAATAATTGACTTTTATTGGGTTTCAAGTGATATAAAGTTCAAATATTTAGATAAATACAAATTCAATCAACTATCTTCACAGCACAATCACAGGCGAACTGTAAAGAGGTTGAATAATGAGCGAACCACAATAGCCTGCTGTCGCTGcaatctttttttctttttttgaatGGTGCTCTCGCTGAAATTAACACCATGTGGAAAATCTGTGGCATCGGGATTTGTCACTCGCCAACCGGTCATTAAACTTTTCCCTTTGCCATGTTTCTTCCCAGGAGTATTGCTTTTGGACATGAAACCTTTGCCCATGCCATGTTTCTTAATTGGAGCACCCTTCACAGATATTGGACCCTTTCCAGCACCATGCCTCTGCCCAAGTGAACTGTTCTCACAACAAACTTGGTAGCCTAAAGTGGCATGCATTGAAACCTAACAGCATAAAAAAATGTTGAATGAATATGGGTCAAAAACTGTGATCATTTCCTAAAATTCCCTGTTAAAAATTGAATTTCACACCTTTCTTTTTCTATGTGTTGAACGCCCATTCTCTTCATGATGAGGCTTTTGGCAATCTGGCCATCAGAGAATATAATCAAGAGAATGATTTTGACGCATTtcataaatttgtaattttgcaAAAGAGAGCAGCATGGCACAGATGTGGAGGACAGTTGATGCGATTTCAGAGATTGAACTAATTAGAAAAAATATCATTCTGCTTCTCACTTAGGACCATGCTCTCAGAGGAACTCAAATACCGATAGGCAGCTCCATCCTCCATGAGAATGCCAGCTCATTTTTTCTTCCACGTGATATTCCTAATCCAGCTCCACTATCTACAGTCTCATTTTTGTGACTAGCTCGTGTAAATAACAAAATCTATAAATTAAAATAGAATGGCTCCTTCCAAAGAAACACTAGTTAGGATCACTTCACAAATTAAACATAGCTGGTGACAATCTATGCGGTTCAAACTCCTAATGGGTGGATCATAGATGGCATGCCAAAAGTCAAAAAAGGAGTCAAAACTTGACTCATCCAAAGCCACTCATATACCTTAACATGAACGACCTCTTTAGGAGTCGGGAATCTAGACAAGAAGAAAAGGTATTAAACATTCAAAAccatacattttttattttatcaacCAAGATTCAGCAGcattttatcataaaatgaaataaaaatatatattttttcaaaacaATCATTCATGTAACACGAAGTCAGCTCAGCAGAAAATAACAATGCGTTTTACAGCCAATTGATAAGTTAGTACGTTACTTCCCCGAGACCATTTTCAATTCAAAGTAAGACAATAATTAGATTTCGTAATTCATTGTTTTCTAATCAGTCCACTAATCATTTTACGCTATGAACTACAAAATACCATCATCGACTACAAACAGCATCAGAAATGGGACTTTTAAGCACCTCCAATACTCAGATTCACACCCGTCACAAAGATTAAACGAAAAAACAAAAGAATACAGTTGCTCATGAATCTCTTACCGCGGAGAAAAGCATTCGAAGGAAGGGAATCAAACTGACCACCCAGCGTCGGACCATCCTTCCTgaaaattttcatcaaaataTGCTCCGGACTGTACAAAATCTCCTGAAGTCGCGTCCTATAATCATTTTCAGTCATGAAAATCCGCTGCCGATCATGCTTCCCGCTTTTTCTCTTCTTAGAATCATCTCCATCACAATTGAATCCATTTCCACATTCCGTAGAATCCTTCCGAATTGGCCTCTTATTAACCATGTTCAATTATTGAAATCCCAGCTCCTCAGCTAAATCGACCATCGGAGAAATGGATTAGCAGAAAGATAAGAAAAAGCTCAGTGTAAGAGTGACGAATGGATGACAGGGGTTTTAACTAGTAGGGTTTTGGGTTTCTTGCTCAAAAAATTGTTTGATATTTTCCATTTTTTCTCATTTTTAAAATATCTCCGGTTCTATTCGGCCGGTTTCACGCATATATTTAACAGTGTCAATTTAATTTTACTCCTTTAGATAATTATATTCACCATAGATTTAACCATTCAATGTATTTTACTCCTTtagataaattatatatatatataatatatatattatatatatatatatatatataatatataatatagtatatataCCCACACATTAGGGTAAGGTATTTTCGATCTAAATCTAAATTATATAGGTAACCCAAGGTATTGTGGGTAAGGTATTTTCGATCTAAATCGAAATTGGGCGTGTTTGAGTGCACTACTTGGGATCACTAGAAATCGAGCTCGTGATATTATGCTATCGGAACCGATTTAATTGGTATGCTATTGGATTCGTTTGGttccattattttaataatccGGAAAAGGTTAAATCTGATCCGGTAACATGTCTACATATAGCACTTCAAGTACAACGTTCGCTTGTTTTATCAAGTAGAGATAATTATTGCAATacgttaattatatatattttctgtATTTAGATGTTAAAAAAAGAGttgaataaattataaaaaaaaatgtagcAAGAGAGACGTCATTTTACCCCcacaatatatatttgtaaccAACGAAAAATTGTAACTTTAAATTAGATTATTaatcatatattttaatataaaaatataatttaaatttaaatataattaaaatataaaaatgtcaattttttttagtagTGCCATGGACTAAATGTCCATAGCACCCAATGTCCACCATCTGCTGGCAGAGGATCTTGATCCGTGTAAAATATAGTTGGAATCGTTAGAACGATTTATAAGTTATTACTAGTTGGAATCGTTAGAACGATTTATAA containing:
- the LOC140808462 gene encoding homeobox-DDT domain protein RLT3-like, which produces MVNKRPIRKDSTECGNGFNCDGDDSKKRKSGKHDRQRIFMTENDYRTRLQEILYSPEHILMKIFRKDGPTLGGQFDSLPSNAFLRDCQKPHHEENGRSTHRKRKVSMHATLGYQVCCENSSLGQRHGAGKGPISVKGAPIKKHGMGKGFMSKSNTPGKKHGKGKSLMTGWRVTNPDATDFPHGVNFSESTIQKKKKRLQRQQAIVRKLANKEQDRRKTSMRSRKVECQKVQKQKLPRKENCELALEDVKCLESIEHFAVLLDDEELELQELQEGPNPLSCSAHFPTNGSHGCSLCKDLLAKFPPSSVTMKPPLFIQPWASSPELMSKLFKVFQFLCTYACTISVYSFTLEEFAHAFHDKDSLLLGQVHLALLKLLLKDADKELGRGFLSHASKNGKFLRLLHSLERHTSVLELWQNSLNLLTWTEILRQVLVTAGFGPKLSMEPKEASNKEVDLMEKYSLSPGTLKGELFNILLNRGNSGMKVSELAQSSSIVELSLADTSDDLENLITLALSGDVTLFEKISLSGYRLRINAAAKECEDCPSGSEDFGSVDDISEVSIVQDDENDSEHGSRDSSPFEPRESVYKNQSEMLIIHNEIDESYPGEVWLLGLMEGEYSDLNIDERLSALSALIDLLSGGSTVRMEDPLTTIAECSQNINIYGSGAKIKRSTTKQCNLLALSGSCGQTLSNLGVRTSEQPIDSLVTMSNISDEEKYENMKMIAEEFEVDGYIHSMQSIFLGSDRRYNRYWLFLGPCDESDPGHRRIYFESSEDGHWEVIDTREALCTLMLTLNRRGAREAQLLASLEKREAFLFRAMSSTHNDVENGKLVPSDQSEINPSRESSTSPVSDVDNHLNLNEISSNLPSSTGALIEDGVKGGQTEISGHSLAFDVYLWKSFYYKLKTVKNMKKAYLDSLRRCDQCHDLYWRDEKHCRICHTTFELDFDLEERYAIHYAVCKVNSDASKWRRPRVLSSQLQALKAAIYAIESVIPEDAFSGSWKRSAHNLWANRLRRASSLAEFLQVLADFVTAIKEDWFYRNDNSSGSYCIQDYIFSDFSTVPHTYSAVALWIVKLDLLVASHMESCKYQNKSKSCR